A window of the Ipomoea triloba cultivar NCNSP0323 chromosome 14, ASM357664v1 genome harbors these coding sequences:
- the LOC116004507 gene encoding myosin-binding protein 2 — protein sequence MAANKFATMLHRNTNKITMILIYAVLEWTLICLLLLNSLFSYSIVKFAEYFGLKPPCFWCCRGEKSRNLLCESHSREISKLGFCETHRRLVESKAMCGDCSESMEDFQGFRLIPWMKEVENGEKCSCCGVGLEGTTFGSPYIVIKSSWDQLMIKGAEVDEGDHGEKGENSEEKWSDFEVARWENEDQVGIFDEKEGKEDLVLENAVLEDNNSERVMKDQGVQVEFSVESLPKHLEFFIDCSGNGLVPIELIDSMAETEEETKDPKEANLDEKLEKSGEEHKFSVFESMEIEEDENSLVFYAKDCFSEREGFAQFSKSDNELQILGSEEQQDKVSEEYSQMQINETEAEVSIGTEIPDLDIADDLHCSNEDPSTSSTNFIEVEDHGCKQDEEQTIELRSLSVDLNENAMSLNEAEETIELRALSVDLNENAMSLNEAEEEKVPDTPSSVDSLHRLHRKLLLLEKKDSASEESLDGSVIGDLDGLDPVSTIERLKTALKSERKALHAVYTELEEERSASAVAANQTMAMINRLQEEKAAMQMEALQYQRMMDEQSEYDQEALQLLNELMVKREKERQELEKELEVYRKRVLEFEAKEKVAVLKRSKDGSARSAFSSASCSNGEEDSDGLSIDLNQEAKEDESFYAHQESTPADEVLNFEDSLADFEGERMAILEQLKVLEEKLITMDYEEVGEMEDLKAGEINGHSNGHANGFAKETNGKHQILSSMGKSLLPLFDDAISDENGDVALHENGFYSNGVHHDSDITGDYDLQNNKRVALEEELDCLHERLQALEADREFLKHCISSLKKGDKGMDLLQEILQHLRDLRNVDLRVRNLSDGCLV from the exons ATGGCGGCCAACAAGTTCGCGACCATGTTACACAGGAACACTAACAAGATCACCATGATTCTCATCTACGCAGTCTTGGAGTGGACTCTGATATGTCTTCTCCTTCTAAATTCCCTCTTTTCCTACTCGATCGTCAAGTTTGCTGAGTATTTTGGGCTGAAACCGCCCTGTTTCTGGTGCTGCAGGGGGGAGAAAAGCAGGAATCTCCTGTGTGAATCTCATTCTAGAGAGATTTCGAAATTAGGGTTCTGTGAGACTCACCGGAGGTTGGTTGAATCGAAGGCTATGTGTGGGGATTGCTCTGAATCTATGGAGGATTTTCAGGGTTTTAGGCTGATTCCTTGGATGAAAGAAGTGGAGAATGGGGAAAAGTGTTCTTGTTGTGGTGTGGGTTTGGAAGGGACCACTTTTGGGTCTCCTTATATTGTGATAAAATCTTCATGGGATCAGTTGATGATCAAAGGGGCAGAGGTTGATGAGGGAGATCATGGGGAGAAGGGGGAGAATTCTGAGGAAAAATGGTCTGATTTTGAGGTTGCCAGGTGGGAAAATGAAGATCAAGTTGGGATTTTTGATGAAAAAGAAGGGAAAGAAGATTTGGTTCTTGAAAATGCAGTTTTGGAGGATAATAATTCAGAGAGGGTAATGAAAGATCAGGGAGTTCAAGTTGAATTTTCAGTGGAATCTCTCCCTAAACACCTTGAATTCTTCATAGATTGCAGTGGGAATGGGCTGGTTCCTATTGAACTCATAGATTCCATGGCTGAAACTGAGGAGGAGACTAAAGATCCTAAAGAAGCAAATTTGGATGAAAAGTTGGAAAAATCTGGGGAGGAACACAAATTTTCAGTGTTTGAGTCTATGGAGATTGAAGAGGATGAGAATTCTTTGGTTTTTTATGCTAAGGATTGCTTCTCAGAAAGAGAGGGTTTTGCACAGTTTTCCAAATCTGACAATGAACTTCAAATCTTGGGTTCAGAAGAACAGCAAGATAAAG TTTCTGAAGAATATTCTCAAATGCAAATAAACGAAACCGAAGCAGAAGTCTCAATAGGGACAGAGATTCCTGATTTGGATATTGCAGATGATCTCCATTGCTCCAATGAAGACCCTTCCACTAGTTCCACAAATTTCATTGAAGTTGAAGATCATG GTTGTAAACAAGATGAAGAACAAACTATAGAGTTAAGATCTTTGTCTGTTGATTTGAATGAGAATGCAATGAGCTTAAACGAGGCCGAAGAAACGATAGAGTTAAGAGCTTTGTCTGTTGATTTGAACGAGAATGCAATGAGCTTAAACGAGGCCGAGGAAGAGAAAGTTCCTGATACACCGAGTTCTGTAGATAGTCTCCATCGCTTGCATAGGAAACTCCTACTTCTCGAGAAGAAGGATTCTGCGAGCGAGGAGTCGTTGGATGGGAGTGTGATAGGTGATTTAGATGGTTTGGATCCAGTTTCGACGATTGAGCGATTGAAAACAGCGCTGAAATCTGAAAGGAAGGCGCTGCACGCTGTGTACACTGAGCTGGAAGAGGAGAGGAGTGCTTCTGCGGTGGCAGCTAATCAGACGATGGCGATGATAAACCGGCTTCAAGAAGAGAAGGCTGCAATGCAGATGGAGGCTCTTCAGTATCAGAGGATGATGGACGAGCAATCGGAGTATGACCAAGAGGCGTTGCAGCTGCTAAACGAGCTTATGGTGAAGCGGGAGAAAGAAAGGCAGGAGCTCGAGAAAGAATTGGAGGTGTATAGGAAAAGGGTGTTGGAGTTTGAGGCTAAAGAGAAGGTTGCGGTGTTGAAAAGAAGTAAAGACGGGAGTGCTAGAAGTGCGTTTTCCTCGGCTTCTTGTAGTAATGGTGAGGAGGATAGCGATGGGTTGTCTATCGATCTTAATCAAGAAGCTAAAGAAGATGAGAGCTTTTATGCACATCAAGAATCCACACCTGCTGATGAAGTTCTGAATTTCGAGGATTCCTTGGCTGATTTCGAGGGCGAGAGGATGGCTATTCTCGAACAGCTCAAAGTCTTGGAGGAAAAGCTAATCACCATGGATTACGAGGAAGTCGGGGAAATGGAGGATTTGAAAGCGGGGGAGATCAATGGCCATTCCAATGGCCACGCGAATGGTTTTGCTAAAGAAACGAATGGCAAACACcaaattttaagttcaatgggGAAGAGTCTCCTCCCTCTCTTCGACGATGCCATTAGTGACGAAAATGGAGACGTTGCACTACACGAGAACGGCTTCTACTCAAACGGTGTGCACCACGATTCAGACATCACGGGAGACTATGATTTGCAAAACAACAAGAGGGTTGCTCTCGAAGAGGAATTGGATTGCCTGCACGAAAGGCTACAAGCCCTAGAGGCCGATAGGGAGTTCCTAAAGCACTGCATTAGCTCGTTGAAGAAAGGCGATAAGGGCATGGATCTCCTTCAAGAGATTCTTCAACACCTTCGCGATCTAAGAAATGTAGACCTTCGCGTGAGAAACTTAAGCGACGGTTGCCTAGTATGA
- the LOC116003628 gene encoding endoglucanase 8-like: MARNPSHFPASFRRLSLAFSLLCLLPVPHCSAGAHNYHDALRKSLLFFEGQRSGKLPPDQRLRWRKDSALHDGATAGVDLTGGYYDAGDNVKFGFPMAFTTTLLSWSIIDFGRNMGGEVGNAVKAVRWATDYLLKATAKDGVIYVQVGDAFSDHRCWERPEDMDTPRTVYKIDRNNPGSDVAGETAAALAAASIVFRSRDPAYSRVLLDRAVKVFEFADRHRGAYSSSLYHAVCPFYCDFNGYQDELLWAAAWLHKASRRRLYREYIVRNEVVLRAGETINEFGWDNKHAGINVLISKEVLMGKENDLKSFQIMADGFICSILPGISHPQVQYSPGGLIIKPGSCNMQHVTSLSFLLLAYSNYLSHANRVVPCGQTSATPALLKRLAKRQVDYILGDNPLGMSYMVGYGARYPRRIHHRGSSIPSVNNHPGHIGCRDGSQYYFTQSPNPNTLVGAVVGGPNISDYFPDARPFYQESEPTTYTNAPLVGLLAYFSVHS; this comes from the exons ATGGCGCGAAACCCCTCCCATTTTCCGGCGAGTTTCCGGCGACTTTCCCTCGCTTTCTCCCTCCTCTGTCTCCTCCCTGTCCCGCATTGCTCCGCCGGAGCTCACAACTACCACGACGCCCTCCGCAAGAGCCTCCTCTTCTTCGAAGGCCAGCGCTCCGGCAAACTCCCGCCGGACCAACGCCTCCGGTGGCGGAAAGACTCGGCATTGCACGACGGCGCCACCGCCGGA GTGGACCTGACGGGAGGATACTATGATGCCGGAGACAACGTGAAATTCGGTTTTCCAATGGCGTTCACCACCACATTGCTCTCATGGAGCATCATAGACTTTGGCCGGAACATGGGCGGCGAGGTGGGAAACGCCGTGAAGGCGGTGAGGTGGGCGACGGACTATTTGCTGAAAGCCACCGCCAAGGACGGCGTAATATACGTTCAAGTTGGGGACGCATTTTCCGACCACCGGTGCTGGGAGAGGCCGGAGGACATGGACACTCCGAGGACAGTGTACAAGATTGATCGGAACAACCCGGGGTCCGACGTCGCCGGCGAAACGGCGGCGGCTCTCGCCGCCGCATCTATAGTGTTCCGGTCACGTGACCCTGCTTACTCTAGAGTCTTACTCGATCGTGCCGTTAAA GTTTTCGAGTTTGCTGACAGGCACCGGGGTGCGTACAGCTCCAGCCTGTACCATGCTGTTTGCCCTTTTTACTGTGATTTTAATGGCtaccag gaCGAGTTGCTATGGGCTGCGGCGTGGCTGCACAAGGCATCACGGAGACGATTGTATAGAGAATACATAGTGAGAAACGAGGTCGTTTTGAGAGCTGGAGAAACCATCAATGAATTTGGATGGGACAATAAGCATGCAGGGATTAATGTCCTCATTTCCAAG GAGGTACTTATGGGGAAGGAAAATGATCTGAAGTCATTTCAGATTATGGCAGATGGTTTCATTTGCTCCATACTTCCTGGGATTTCCCATCCTCAAGTTCAGTATTCtccag GTGGACTGATCATCAAACCTGGGAGTTGTAACATGCAGCATGTAACATCCTTGTCTTTCTTGTTATTGGCTTATTCTAATTATCTAAGCCACGCCAATCGCGTCGTGCCATGTGGCCAGACCTCTGCTACCCCTGCCCTCCTCAAACGCTTGGCCAAACGTCAG GTGGACTACATTCTTGGGGATAATCCGTTAGGAATGTCGTACATGGTAGGGTACGGTGCACGATACCCTCGAAGGATTCACCATCGGGGAAGCTCGATACCCTCGGTGAATAATCACCCAGGGCATATCGGGTGCAGAGACGGGTCCCAATATTACTTCACCCAAAGCCCGAACCCGAATACTTTAGTTGGAGCGGTGGTTGGCGGACCAAATATCAGTGATTATTTTCCAGACGCGAGACCCTTTTATCAGGAGTCGGAGCCCACTACGTACACCAATGCTCCTCTAGTGGGGCTCTTGGCCTACTTCTCAGTCCATTCTTGA